A DNA window from Rhineura floridana isolate rRhiFlo1 chromosome 11, rRhiFlo1.hap2, whole genome shotgun sequence contains the following coding sequences:
- the LOC133365826 gene encoding LOW QUALITY PROTEIN: von Willebrand factor A domain-containing protein 5A-like (The sequence of the model RefSeq protein was modified relative to this genomic sequence to represent the inferred CDS: substituted 1 base at 1 genomic stop codon), translating into MTVCGLLARGQEPVLLKSISVEVRGFVADEVSQLRYQNEEKTPVEATFVFPLDAEAAVYAFEGLIGGTRIEAQIREKKQAEQEYEDALSEGHEAFLLERDRNASDIFTCSLGNLPPGGEATLKLSYVQALSPEPDGALRFVLPAVLNPCYVPRGSEGDTVTQTIPRAPKEQLPYTLGLSATLESPYGINRMASSCTLGPLQYTKEDRTAAKVSLAEGHQFDRDVELLIHYEDVHKPNALLEAGKPGAAPGSLMGDPALLLILXPSVPAPKPGQNTTGEFLFLLDRSGSMSGNVEYSCDSPQRIDNAKETLLFLLKSLPLGCYFNIYGFGSTYDSFYPQSVVYTQQTMSESVQCVKELQADLGETEILEPLKGVYSQPCQEGYPRQLFVFTDGEVHNTDQVIAEVRRHSSSHKCFSFGIGQSASTALVKGIAKAAGGSAEFITGKEHVQAKALQSLKKALQSLKKALQPAVTGISLSWDLPSGLEAVPVGSGPRVIFQGQRCLIYAQIRGQHQATGTSEVTLPGSPFQYTFQDQTFTENMKFPLQVQQSDRLPVHRLAAQALLQELEGAGEKEEAKQRLALETSLSSGVVCSQTAYVGVNPEQGKPLQGPPIHRPILLALCYAARPIRMKKKACLYEVEVECMLMSDSSTFGGESPPGSPQLRETENDGGPTTVKHESPLLTLMSLQNADGSWPLDSGLASTLNLSESEISSKTPAQVIPNAWATMLAIIWLHSSAMEQRDEWELLEAKALSWLRANTGPQLAECVKAANDLLGASVTPQGFGL; encoded by the exons ATGACTGTTTGTGGCCTTCTCGCGCGTGGTCAGGAGCCAG TGCTCTTGAAAAGCATCTCTGTGGAGGTCCGAGGCTTCGTGGCTGACGAGGTGTCTCAGTTGCGGTACCAGAATGAGGAGAAGACTCCCGTGGAGGCCACGTTTGTCTTCCCTTTGGATGCCGAGGCTGCCGTCTATGCCTTTGAGGGCCTGATTGGTGGGACGCGGATTGAGGCCCAGATCCGAGAGAAGAAGCAG GCAGAGCAGGAATATGAGGATGCCCTGAGTGAAGGTCATGAGGCTTTCTTGCTCGAAAGGGACAGAAATGCCAGCGATATTTTCACCTGCAGCCTGGGCAACCTCCCTCCTGGTGGGGAGGCAACACTGAAGCTGTCCTACGTCCAGGCATTGTCTCCAGAACCTGATGGGGCCTTACGCTTTGTCCTGCCCGCTGTCCTCAACCCCTGCTATGTACCTCGAG GCTCAGAAGGTGACACTGTCACACAGACCATACCACGAGCACCCAAGGAGCAGCTTCCCTATACGTTGGGTCTCAGCGCCACATTGGAGTCCCCCTATGGCATCAACCGCATGGCATCCAGCTGCACCCTCGGGCCCCTGCAGTACACAAAAGAAGACCGTACAGCTGCCAAG GTCTCCTTGGCTGAAGGGCACCAGTTTGACCGAGATGTGGAGCTGCTGATACATTATGAGGACGTTCACAAGCCCAACGCCCTCCTAGAGGCTGGGAAGCCGGGGGCTGCCCCTG GCTCGCTGATGGGGGACCCAGCTCTACTGCTCATCCTGTAACCCAGTGTCCCTGCCCCAAAGCCAGGCCAGAACACTACAGGAGAATTCCTCTTCCTGCTGGATCGCTCTGGCAGCATGTCTGGCAACGTGGAGTATAGCTGTGATTCACCACAGCGCATAGATAATGCCAAG GAGACCCTGCTTTTCCTGCTGAAGAGTCTCCCTCTCGGATGTTACTTCAACATATATGGCTTTGGAAGCACATATGATTCATTCTACCC GCAGAGTGTAGTGTACACACAGCAGACCATGTCAGAATCTGTCCAGTGTGTGAAGGAGCTACAAGCTGATTTGGGGGAGACAGAGATTCTGGAGCCTCTGAAGGGCGTTTACAGCCAGCCATGCCAGGAAGGATATCCTCGCCAG CTCTTCGTGTTCACCGACGGAGAGGTGCACAACACAGACCAGGTTATTGCTGAAGTTCGCCGTCACAGCAGCTCTCACAA GTGCTTCTCCTTTGGCATTGGCCAAAGTGCCTCTACAGCCCTGGTCAAAGGCATCGCAAAAGCAGCTGGTGGCAGTGCTGAATTCATCACGGGGAAGGAGCACGTGCAGGCCAAG GCCCTGCAGTCTTTGAAGAAGGCCCTGCAGTCTTTGAAGAAGGCCCTGCAGCCAGCAGTGACAGGGATCTCTCTCAGCTGGGACTTGCCTTCTGGTCTGGAGGCTGTGCCTGTGGGGTCAGGACCTCGAGTCATCTTCCAGGGGCAGCGCTGCCTCATCTATGCCCAGATCCGTGGGCAACATCAGGCAA caggcacaagcgaagtcacccttcccggaagtccctttcAGTACACTTTCCAAGACCAGACTTTCACAGAGAATATGAAGTTTCCACTTCAAGTTCAGCAAAGCGATAG GCTTCCTGTTCACCGTCTGGCAGCTCAGGCTCTCTTGCAGGAACTGGAGGGTGccggggagaaggaagaggcaaaGCAGCGCCTGGCGCTGGAGACGAGCCTGAGCTCCGGGGTGGTGTGCTCGCAGACGGCCTACGTGGGGGTGAACCCGGAGCAGGGCAAGCCTCTTCAAGGTCCCCCTATCCACCGACCAATTCTCCTTGCAT TGTGCTACGCTGCAAGGCCAATAAGAATGAAAAAGAAAGCCTGTCTTTACGAAGTAGAAG TGGAGTGCATGTTGATGAGTGATTCTTCCACGTTTGGAGGTGAATCCCCTCCAGGGAGCCCCCAACTTCGAG AAACAGAAAACGATGGTGGTCCCACCACAGTGAAACACGAATCGCCTCTCTTGACCCTGATGTCCCTGCAGAATGCTGATGGCTCCTGGCCTCTTGATTCTGGCCTGGCCAGCACTCTCAATCTGAGTGAGTCTGAGATCTCAAGCAAAACACCAGCACAG GTGATCCCGAACGCATGGGCAACAATGTTGGCCATCATCTGGCTCCACTCCAGTGCCATGGAGCAGAGAGATGAGTGGGAACTACTGGAAGCCAAAGCTCTCAGCTGGCTCCGTGCAAACACAG GGCCTCAGCTGGCTGAATGTGTGAAGGCTGCCAATGATCTGCTGGGAGCTAGTGTAACCCCCCAAGGTTTTGGCCTCTGA